A stretch of Bacteroidota bacterium DNA encodes these proteins:
- a CDS encoding DUF2334 domain-containing protein → MKNIFQLFWLAAAAVVLQYPALGQEYPQKKILIVVEGNTDLKNYAIGDGRQLAELLGHFNTAVTIKGVNKYNPGEINSFDFIFYIGFNARNVVPARFLDDVLATSKPVIWMNTGMIEFSQKYNLRKKYGFSVSLIDSLDDFDMVKSNSKVFTKGEPNANIIEIANRRLVTVVATAYSTKKRREIPYIIRTKNLLYFADSPFASATENDRYLLFADMLHDILHEQHEESHSALIRIEDVDPLQNPDRLRDIADILSARGIPFLVGVIPFYVDPEEGIRVSLSDKPDFVDAIKYMVKNGGTIVMHGITHQYKGTTAVDFEFWDGNTNKPIKDETAEGDAKKIEMGLQEFMKNGLSPLIWETPHYTASFTLYNTISKYFSSAMEQRLAIEDADYSQYFPYIINKDLFGQKIYPENLGYVPLNPNKAESEAYIQTIIKNAKTNLYVRDGFASVFFHPFLDLDLLKELVDGIEKLGYTYIDLREQKNWVKTKDRIILTGSQNYTIRLEDQYLFESYYDHTGEIKSKSISEKRLKGPITKSIELEPGELYKAEPTEFRERPLSFIQKTEYSVQKLYDNVFSKEEEWGDIRAAILWNHHVKGAAFHDQSSLAALLRNVNVQVDTFFIGQPLNLSRYNLLIAPYAFIDSLKQTDYDIINDFVENGGNIITDTKNDLAEELGITFTQTRIRVGRIHDNYFPEERIAWRYAELVSKFETEGVDEVFCVDDVTESPMVIGKKFGKGKVIYFNSSFDSYSQHGYSQYPFALEYIRKYFHLRPIVRRENLEMYFDPGYRKTYSIESLVKQWVNQGIRIVHVAGWNQFPKYTYDYKRLISLAHANGILVYAWLEPPQVSKKFWDEHPWWREKNYKGEDIPPMWRYAVALEDDSCLAVMTDEYAKILNGYDWDGVNLAEVYFEAGKGFENPGIFAPMHPSAQREVKRKYGFDLDSIFSPQSPYYWKTNPAVTNAVIDYRVGQLTLAYEAFLSSFTRIANEKPGFQIMVTAMDAYGSPELREYLGVDMNQIIALQKKYHFVLQVEDPETSWSTDPGRYIDIGKRYERILGDSAKLALDLNIVNFRKKEAITPFPTLIQTGTESFYLVKAAAIGAPRFTIYSESSINPQDMAFLSNALAADVRYRYTDNGVQLNSPYSFVCKLPKAVSEINIDNVPMSPFRDNLFLIPAGRHVVTLNREAVNTFSTHELQAKIMSIAGNLLSVTHGLRTIDFTYESSTRSVASFNVAPSSVKVDHEQYQFTVMKGNDCFSIFLPAGHHEVDLIAGDQFSFGVNVTSLWSTTAIAIFGVLAVSALFLMYVALKVVKRGYAPRKVS, encoded by the coding sequence ACGACGTGCTGGCAACGAGCAAGCCGGTGATCTGGATGAATACCGGGATGATCGAGTTTTCGCAGAAATACAACCTGCGGAAAAAGTACGGCTTCAGCGTCTCCCTCATCGATTCGCTCGACGATTTCGACATGGTGAAATCGAACAGCAAGGTTTTCACCAAGGGGGAGCCGAATGCGAACATCATCGAGATTGCAAACCGGCGGCTTGTGACGGTCGTTGCGACGGCATACTCGACAAAAAAACGGAGGGAGATCCCGTACATCATCCGGACAAAGAACCTCCTTTATTTCGCCGATTCTCCCTTCGCCTCGGCGACGGAAAACGACCGGTACCTTCTTTTCGCCGATATGCTCCACGACATCCTTCACGAGCAGCATGAGGAGTCGCATTCGGCGCTCATCCGGATCGAGGACGTCGATCCGCTGCAAAATCCCGACCGGCTGCGCGACATTGCCGATATCTTGTCCGCCCGCGGGATCCCGTTTCTCGTCGGGGTGATCCCGTTCTATGTCGACCCTGAGGAAGGAATCCGTGTCAGTCTCTCGGACAAGCCCGACTTTGTCGATGCCATCAAGTACATGGTGAAGAACGGCGGCACGATCGTGATGCACGGTATCACGCATCAGTATAAAGGGACGACCGCGGTCGATTTCGAATTCTGGGACGGGAATACGAACAAGCCGATCAAGGACGAGACGGCGGAAGGCGATGCGAAGAAGATCGAGATGGGGCTGCAAGAGTTCATGAAGAACGGATTGTCGCCGCTCATCTGGGAGACGCCCCATTACACGGCATCCTTCACTCTCTATAATACGATCTCGAAATATTTCAGTTCGGCGATGGAGCAGCGCCTGGCCATCGAGGACGCCGATTACAGTCAGTACTTCCCGTACATCATCAACAAAGATCTTTTCGGGCAGAAAATCTATCCGGAGAACCTCGGCTATGTTCCGCTCAACCCGAACAAGGCCGAAAGCGAAGCATACATCCAGACCATCATCAAGAACGCCAAGACGAACCTTTATGTGCGCGACGGTTTCGCGTCGGTCTTTTTCCATCCATTCCTGGACCTCGACCTGCTGAAAGAACTGGTGGACGGAATCGAAAAACTCGGCTACACGTACATCGATCTGCGCGAACAAAAGAACTGGGTGAAGACCAAGGACAGAATAATTCTTACGGGAAGCCAGAATTATACCATCCGCCTTGAAGACCAATATTTATTCGAATCGTACTACGACCACACGGGGGAGATCAAGAGCAAAAGCATCTCCGAAAAACGGTTAAAAGGACCGATCACAAAATCGATCGAGCTGGAGCCGGGGGAACTGTACAAGGCCGAGCCGACAGAATTCCGCGAACGCCCTCTTTCTTTCATCCAGAAAACGGAATACAGCGTCCAGAAACTGTACGACAATGTTTTCTCGAAGGAAGAGGAATGGGGAGACATCCGGGCGGCAATTTTGTGGAACCATCACGTGAAAGGAGCGGCGTTCCACGACCAATCGTCGCTCGCGGCGCTGCTGCGCAACGTCAACGTGCAGGTCGACACGTTCTTTATCGGCCAGCCGCTGAACCTGTCGCGGTACAATCTTCTCATCGCGCCGTATGCCTTCATTGATTCGCTGAAGCAGACGGACTACGACATCATCAATGATTTTGTCGAAAACGGCGGCAACATCATTACCGACACGAAGAACGACCTTGCCGAAGAGCTCGGCATTACGTTCACCCAAACGCGGATCCGCGTCGGCAGGATCCACGACAATTATTTCCCCGAGGAGCGGATCGCTTGGCGTTATGCCGAGCTGGTCAGCAAATTTGAGACCGAGGGGGTCGACGAGGTGTTCTGCGTCGACGACGTCACGGAATCGCCGATGGTGATCGGGAAGAAATTCGGGAAGGGGAAGGTCATCTATTTTAATTCGTCGTTCGATTCCTATTCGCAGCACGGTTACAGCCAGTACCCGTTCGCTCTTGAATACATCCGGAAATATTTCCATCTCCGGCCCATCGTCCGCCGCGAGAACTTGGAGATGTACTTCGACCCCGGTTACCGAAAGACGTACAGCATCGAATCCCTCGTCAAGCAATGGGTGAACCAGGGCATCCGTATCGTGCACGTCGCGGGCTGGAATCAATTCCCCAAGTACACCTACGACTATAAACGGCTCATCTCCCTCGCGCACGCCAACGGCATCCTGGTCTACGCGTGGCTGGAACCGCCCCAGGTGAGCAAAAAATTCTGGGATGAGCATCCCTGGTGGCGCGAGAAAAATTATAAAGGAGAGGACATCCCTCCCATGTGGCGATACGCCGTCGCACTGGAAGACGACAGCTGCCTTGCGGTGATGACAGACGAGTATGCCAAGATCCTGAACGGCTACGATTGGGATGGCGTGAATCTCGCCGAGGTCTATTTTGAAGCGGGAAAAGGGTTTGAGAATCCGGGAATTTTTGCTCCGATGCATCCTTCGGCGCAGCGGGAAGTGAAAAGAAAATACGGATTCGACCTTGATTCGATCTTCAGCCCGCAATCGCCGTATTACTGGAAAACGAACCCGGCGGTGACGAACGCCGTCATCGACTACAGGGTCGGCCAGCTCACGCTCGCGTATGAGGCATTCCTCTCTTCGTTCACCCGGATCGCGAACGAGAAGCCGGGGTTCCAGATCATGGTGACGGCGATGGACGCGTATGGTTCTCCGGAGCTTCGCGAGTACCTCGGCGTGGACATGAACCAGATCATCGCGCTGCAAAAAAAGTACCATTTCGTCCTGCAAGTGGAGGACCCGGAGACGTCATGGTCGACCGATCCGGGGCGGTACATCGATATCGGAAAACGTTATGAACGGATCCTCGGAGACAGCGCAAAACTTGCGCTCGACCTCAACATCGTCAACTTCAGGAAGAAGGAGGCGATCACTCCGTTCCCGACGCTGATCCAGACCGGAACGGAGAGTTTTTATCTCGTGAAGGCTGCTGCGATCGGCGCGCCGCGCTTCACGATCTATTCGGAATCGAGCATTAACCCGCAGGACATGGCGTTTCTTTCGAACGCTCTTGCGGCGGATGTGAGGTACCGCTACACCGACAACGGAGTTCAGTTGAACTCGCCGTACTCCTTCGTCTGCAAGCTTCCGAAGGCCGTCTCCGAGATCAACATCGATAACGTGCCGATGTCGCCGTTCAGGGATAATTTGTTCCTCATCCCGGCGGGCAGGCATGTGGTGACGCTCAACCGCGAGGCGGTGAACACCTTCTCGACGCACGAACTGCAGGCAAAGATCATGTCGATCGCGGGCAATTTGCTGTCGGTAACGCACGGATTGCGGACGATCGATTTCACGTACGAATCGTCGACGCGGTCGGTCGCTTCGTTCAACGTCGCCCCCTCCTCCGTGAAGGTGGATCACGAGCAATACCAGTTTACGGTGATGAAGGGGAACGACTGCTTCAGCATCTTTCTTCCGGCAGGGCATCATGAGGTCGACCTCATTGCGGGGGATCAATTCTCCTTCGGCGTCAACGTTACAAGCCTCTGGTCGACGACCGCTATTGCGATCTTCGGCGTCCTTGCCGTGAGCGCGCTTTTTCTGATGTACGTCGCTCTTAAAGTCGTTAAACGAGGTTATGCCCCGCGAAAGGTATCCTGA